One genomic region from Carettochelys insculpta isolate YL-2023 chromosome 4, ASM3395843v1, whole genome shotgun sequence encodes:
- the MBOAT4 gene encoding membrane-bound ghrelin O-acyltransferase MBOAT4 yields the protein MSRLLYRRQWQGSETWVWYSLLLAGGCLLACAALGSYALLLIAPAFGAVAIFHSVGSQQVHRCAFVLQMAWQTLWHLRLHCREHDLQGPPGIRLTIALSSLMLQTQRVTSLALDIHEGKVTIVSERRDGRELLPWALPLCSYLLFFPALLGGPLCSFRRFQARVQRSCASGPAPPLRAAGQKCLRALALHLLRMAVRGSAAPLAYLTDCTGFGCMWALWHSALLFRLAYYAQWALDEALLSVAGFGLEPGHEHAEETACADLSDADLWTLETTHRLAHFTRTWNKSTSRWLRRLIFQRSPVQPLWATFAFSAWWHGLHPGQVFGFFCWAAMVEADYRIHPFLRSLAKSWQATVLYKALAWVQTQLLVAYITAAVEMRSFAVLWLLGASYNSFFPLLYGAALLWLVVRSKVK from the exons ATGTCTCGTCTGCTGTACCGGAGACAGTGGCAGGGGTCAGAGACGTGGGTGTG GTACAGCCTGCTCCTGGCGGGAGGCTGCCTGTTGGCGTGTGCGGCCCTGGGATCCTACGCCTTGCTGCTTATCGCCCCTGCCTTCGGCGCGGTGGCCATTTTCCACTCGGTCGGCTCCCAGCAGGTGCACAGGTGCGCATTCGTGCTGCAAATGGCCTGGCAGACACTCTGGCACCTGCGCCTGCACTGCAGAGAACACGACCTGCAAGGACCCCCAGGCATCAG GTTGACGATTGCCCTCTCTTcgctcatgctgcagacccaGAGGGTCACCTCGCTGGCTCTGGATATCCACGAAGGGAAGGTGACAATTGTGTCTGAGCGGCGGGACGGGAGGGAGCTGCTGCCGTGGGCGCTGCCTCTCTGCAGCTACCTGCTCTTCTTCCCGGCCCTGCTGGGAGGCCCCCTGTGCTCCTTTCGGCGATTTCAGGCCCGGGTCCAGCGCTCGTGTGCTTCCGGCCCCGCGCCCCCGCTGAGAGCCGCGGGCCAGAAATGCCTGCGCGCCCTGGCGCTGCACTTGCTGAGGATGGCCGTGAGGGGCAGTGCAGCCCCGCTGGCCTACCTGACGGACTGCACTGGCTTTGGCTGCATGTGGGCCCTGTGGCACTCTGCCCTGCTCTTCAGACTGGCTTATTACGCCCAGTGGGCGCTCGACGAGGCTCTCCTCAGCGTGGCCGGCTTCGGGCTGGAGCCTGGCCACGAGCACGCCGAAGAGACGGCCTGTGCAGACCTCTCAGATGCGGACCTATGGACCTTGGAGACCACCCACAGACTAGCCCACTTCACCAGGACCTGGAACAAGAGCACTTCCCGGTGGCTGAGGAGACTCATCTTCCAGCGCAGCCCAGTCCAGCCCCTCTGGGCCACCTTTGCCTTCTCAGCCTGGTGGCACGGGCTCCACCCGGGGCAAGTGTTCGGCTTCTTCTGCTGGGCAGCGATGGTGGAGGCTGATTACCGGATTCACCCTTTTCTGCGCTCACTCGCAAAGTCCTGGCAGGCCACGGTGCTGTACAAGGCCCTGGCCTGGGTCCAGACACAGCTCCTTGTTGCGTACATCACGGCTGCCGTGGAGATGCGGAGCTTTGCggtgctctggctgctgggggccTCCTACAATAGCTTCTTCCCTCTTCTGTACGGCgctgcactgctgtggctggtggtgaGATCCAAAGTCAAATGA
- the DCTN6 gene encoding dynactin subunit 6 isoform X1, translating into MAERAQGSVKIAPGAVVCVESEIRGDVTIGPRTVIHPKARIIAEAGPIVIGEGNLIEEQTLIINGYPENISPDTEEVEPKPMIIGTYNVFEVGCCSQAMKMGDNNVIESKAFVGRNVILTSGCVIGACCNVNTYEVIPENTVIYDAKCLRRVQTERPQPQTLQLDFLMKILPNYHHLKKTMKMTSTPAKS; encoded by the exons ATGGCGGAGCGGGCTCAGGGCAG TGTGAAAATTGCTCCTGGAGCTGTTGTCTGCGTAGAAAGTGAAATCAGGGGAGATGTAACTATTG GACCTAGGACAGTGATTCACCCTAAAGCACGAATCATTGCAGAAGCAGGACCAATTGTGATTGGTGAAGGCAACCTCATAGAAGAGCAGACACTGATCATAAATGG CTATCCGGAAAATATTTCACCAGACACGGAAGAGGTGGAACCAAAACCAATGATCATTGGCACCTATAATGTTTTTGAAGTTGGCTGTT GTTCGCAAGCAATGAAAATGGGAGATAACAACGTAATTGAATCGAAAG CCTTTGTTGGTAGGAATGTGATTCTGACCAGTGGCTGTGTCATCGGGGCCTGCTGCAACGTCAACACATATGAAGTGATCCCAGAGAACACTGTGATCTATGATGCAAAGTGCCTTCGCCGAGTGCAGACCGAACGGCCACAG CCACAAACACTGCAGCTGGATTTCCTGATGAAAATCCTACCAAATTATCACCATCTAAAGAAGACCATGAAGATGACCTCTACTCCAGCAAAGAGCTGA
- the DCTN6 gene encoding dynactin subunit 6 isoform X2 — MWSDTLVKIAPGAVVCVESEIRGDVTIGPRTVIHPKARIIAEAGPIVIGEGNLIEEQTLIINGYPENISPDTEEVEPKPMIIGTYNVFEVGCCSQAMKMGDNNVIESKAFVGRNVILTSGCVIGACCNVNTYEVIPENTVIYDAKCLRRVQTERPQPQTLQLDFLMKILPNYHHLKKTMKMTSTPAKS; from the exons ATGTGGTCTGACACACT TGTGAAAATTGCTCCTGGAGCTGTTGTCTGCGTAGAAAGTGAAATCAGGGGAGATGTAACTATTG GACCTAGGACAGTGATTCACCCTAAAGCACGAATCATTGCAGAAGCAGGACCAATTGTGATTGGTGAAGGCAACCTCATAGAAGAGCAGACACTGATCATAAATGG CTATCCGGAAAATATTTCACCAGACACGGAAGAGGTGGAACCAAAACCAATGATCATTGGCACCTATAATGTTTTTGAAGTTGGCTGTT GTTCGCAAGCAATGAAAATGGGAGATAACAACGTAATTGAATCGAAAG CCTTTGTTGGTAGGAATGTGATTCTGACCAGTGGCTGTGTCATCGGGGCCTGCTGCAACGTCAACACATATGAAGTGATCCCAGAGAACACTGTGATCTATGATGCAAAGTGCCTTCGCCGAGTGCAGACCGAACGGCCACAG CCACAAACACTGCAGCTGGATTTCCTGATGAAAATCCTACCAAATTATCACCATCTAAAGAAGACCATGAAGATGACCTCTACTCCAGCAAAGAGCTGA